ATAAGCATGGTAACTAACATTTAACAATTTACTTATAAACTTGTTTATAACACCATCATGTCTCCAGCATACATaagcttccttttcctcctcttcctgctgtTCTACAGCCTAGGGCTGTACTGGCTGATGGCCATCAGCATCGAGAGGTGCAGGTCCATCCTCTGCCCACGTGGGCTCTTCTGCCATGTTCCCCAGCACCTCTCATGGGTGCTGGTGAGTCCCGTGCTCTGCGCCCTTTCCATCACTGTCATCGCTGCCATTTCTGCAGTGACTTCCCTGTGCAAGTCACAGGAACACAAGCTCTGCTGGGGGCTCTCATCTCCCTCTACGTCCTCAACTGCCTCGTCTTTGCTCCATCCGTGGTCATTTCCTGCACAATCCTCTTCATTCATTTCAAGGGtagcttccagcagcagcaattcaAGAGGCTCAACATCATTGTCTTCCTCACTGTGCTCCTCACTCTTCCCCTCAGTCTCTGGaatttcctgcagcagctcggCTACACCACTGTGTCCCCTCAGGCTGTTCTGCTGCTCGCTGCATGCACAGCACCATCAACCCCTTCATCTACTTCTCAGTTACAaagtgctggaggtgctgctccATGGAGTCCCTCAGGGAGTGTCTCCAGAAGGTCTCTGAGGCGCCAGAAGGAAGCACTGCCCCCAGTAATGATGCCAGCAGGGATACGGGGGGCTGAGCCTGTTGAATCCTTCAACTGCCCCGATGCAGGACCATGGGGCAATGGCTGAGGGTTTCCTTGAGCCACCAGATTACTAAATTTCCATGATATCACTCTCCTGCTCCGTattcctgcaggagaaggcagcaggggCATTGCCAAGGGCTATGTGTGAGAAATGCTCTGCGGGAAGCACATTGGAGCAGGGCTTTGCTCCTCCCTCGCGGGTCCTAGAGCACTGTTTCCCAAACGGATCCTTCCCAACATGGCTgtgatcccaaaattccccctgGCACTTGGTTCCTGCATTCCACTGTGGTCTGATGTCAATAAACAACACCATTAACCCTGAGCTGCTTTTGCTCCCTCTGCCAGCGCTTCCTGGcttcctctggctcctgctgccagccaggaatGTGActggagggaggggacagagaggtAGTTAGCCAGGAATTTTGTGATTGTTTCGAAATTTCATAATGAACTATGTTTAATTAGTCGGAGCATATTTGACTGTGTTTTTTTAACTGGTTTTGATTTAGATATGTCTTGGCTGAGTGCCAGTAGAAAACTCTATCGACCCATAGCCCTTAGAGAACTTATTCAATAGTCGGGAGAACAAAAttcaataaagtattttttaacgGTTAACAAATAACTAGAAATTAATTGGACATCATAGAATGAGAATGATATCTTGAGAGAATTAGGAATTCAGAGGCCTATAGACACCGGAAGAATTGACTAATAAATTGCAAGAGATAAATTGCAGTGGCAGTAAAAGGGCCATTTCCTAGGCTTGTACACCTCAGAAAACTTAATCAATGGTAATTGTCTAACCAAGACATCAAATTTAATAAATCAttttttagctgaaaaaaaaaaaaaaacgggtTATGTACTAAACTAAAAAAGACAACATATTTTGGaagtaattaaaagaaacaaaacactcaTACCGTGAAATAATAAATTGGGAGCCTTTTAGGAGTATCTGTAAAAAATCTTGGATATTATGGTGCATAAAAATTCCTGAAATGTGTTGTTTCTTTGAACCTGTCTATGGTACATAAATTTCCAAAATGTTCACAATTTTGACTCAAAATTGTCATTAGTCTAAAATGCTATTGCCGTTAGACTTAAACTTCTTGGTTTCAGAGGGGACACACCCATAGCTTGTGCTCCCTGGAGCAACCATGATCGccagtgcccagagctgggctggcaccgGCACAGCTCGCCAGGACACCATGGCCATGGGGCTCAGCATTCCCTGTGAGTGCTCCGTGAGTGTCACAGCAAAGATCTCCCCAGAGatcttgaatttttaattttgtgagcCAGGCGCAAAGGTCTCTCTGCCTTCAGAAATTCTTCTTCTCCACTGCGTtcagctgctccctcagcaggCTCAGATGGTGCAGCagcaaggagaggaggaggccatggtcctcagcacagccacccCCTTCCAGGGGCAGGGTGAGACCCGTGATTGTCACCATGGGCTCCACGGGGCATcaccctgctccctgtggctTCACTGAGATCACCAGCCCCACCACATCCACACCTTTTCTCCAGCCCCACCACATCCACAACTTTTCTCCAGCCCCACCACATCCCGTGCTTTTTC
The window above is part of the Vidua macroura isolate BioBank_ID:100142 chromosome 6, ASM2450914v1, whole genome shotgun sequence genome. Proteins encoded here:
- the LOC128808606 gene encoding LOW QUALITY PROTEIN: mas-related G-protein coupled receptor member H-like (The sequence of the model RefSeq protein was modified relative to this genomic sequence to represent the inferred CDS: inserted 2 bases in 2 codons; deleted 1 base in 1 codon), which codes for MGMRTMSPPAISPTEGDNLCEVDVTNVAIHSVTLLICLCGLAGNGAVLCVLRFCIQRDTIKPITACILDLVIINFLFLIFMVPSTQLFLLQHLSRSAIEPPAYISFLFLLFLLFYSLGLYWLMAISIERCRSILCPRGLFCHVPQHLSWVLVSPVLCALSITVIAAISAVTSLCKSQEHKLCXGALISLYVLNCLVFAPSVVISCTILFIHFKGSFQQQQFKRLNIIVFLTVLLTLPLSLWNFLQQLGYTTVSPQAVLLLXCMHSTINPFIYFSVTKCWRCCSMESLRECLQKVSEAPEGSTAPSNDASRDTGG